In Methylocystis echinoides, one genomic interval encodes:
- the ccmI gene encoding c-type cytochrome biogenesis protein CcmI codes for MIWLVFALLTGAAVMAVLAPLALRGEARDASAADVAFFEEQIAEIERERDEGRLDAVEADAARTEAARRLLRAEAAQKAAPARSRQTALIAALAAIVMIPAVAVPLYLRLGNAARPDMPLTARLDAAPEKGDLAGAVARIEQHLREHPEDGRGFEVVAPYYLRTGRGEAAINAYEQALKLLGATPQRHAALGQARMVVAQGQVTAEAKKAFEAALAIDPSFSMARFYLGVAAEQAGDKDKAIDLFARMEADAPADAPYLPAVKRRLAALRGEPEPAPPIAQAPGGEQGKAIAALPSGQRDAMIRGMVDRLAARLETQSDDVEGWLRLIRAYSVLSEAEKAKKAVADARKALAGKDAEVARIEALAKELNIGG; via the coding sequence ATGATCTGGCTCGTCTTCGCCCTCCTCACCGGCGCCGCCGTCATGGCCGTGCTCGCGCCGCTCGCCCTGCGCGGCGAAGCCAGGGACGCCAGCGCCGCCGACGTCGCCTTTTTCGAGGAGCAGATCGCCGAGATCGAGCGCGAGCGCGACGAGGGCCGCCTCGACGCCGTCGAGGCGGACGCCGCCCGCACCGAGGCCGCGCGTCGCCTGCTGCGCGCCGAGGCCGCGCAAAAGGCCGCGCCGGCCCGCTCGCGCCAGACGGCGCTGATTGCGGCGCTCGCCGCCATCGTGATGATTCCGGCCGTCGCCGTGCCCCTTTATCTGCGGCTCGGCAACGCCGCGCGTCCCGACATGCCCTTGACCGCAAGGCTGGACGCCGCGCCGGAGAAGGGCGATCTCGCCGGCGCCGTGGCGCGCATCGAGCAGCACTTGCGCGAGCATCCCGAGGACGGCCGCGGCTTCGAGGTCGTCGCGCCCTATTATCTGCGCACCGGCCGGGGAGAGGCGGCGATCAACGCCTATGAGCAGGCCTTGAAGCTGCTCGGGGCCACGCCGCAGCGCCACGCCGCGCTCGGCCAGGCGCGCATGGTCGTCGCCCAGGGCCAGGTGACGGCCGAGGCGAAAAAGGCATTCGAGGCGGCGCTCGCCATCGATCCGTCCTTCTCCATGGCCCGCTTCTATCTCGGCGTCGCCGCCGAACAGGCCGGCGATAAGGACAAGGCGATCGACCTCTTCGCCAGGATGGAGGCCGACGCCCCGGCGGACGCGCCTTATCTTCCCGCCGTCAAGCGACGTCTCGCGGCGCTGCGCGGCGAGCCGGAGCCGGCGCCGCCGATCGCGCAGGCGCCGGGCGGCGAGCAGGGCAAGGCGATCGCCGCCTTGCCGTCCGGCCAGCGCGACGCGATGATCCGCGGCATGGTCGACCGTCTGGCGGCGCGGCTTGAGACGCAAAGCGACGACGTCGAGGGCTGGCTTCGGCTCATCCGCGCCTATAGCGTCCTGTCGGAAGCCGAAAAGGCGAAAAAGGCCGTCGCGGACGCCCGCAAGGCGCTCGCCGGCAAAGACGCCGAGGTCGCCCGCATCGAGGCGCTGGCGAAGGAATTGAACATCGGGGGGTGA
- a CDS encoding DUF2721 domain-containing protein yields the protein MTLGFLTPSIEQLSNVISQVTGPAFLLAAEAQLLSVLISRLDRIVDRARDIAEMSEEDARAHRKVELPILRRRAKLVHRSIYLGVASCVVTSFLVILGFGAAFFRFRHEYGAGALFILAMALFTWALIAFARELRLGYSEIEAGAELLKKPGWLRRSHAQK from the coding sequence ATGACCTTAGGATTTCTGACGCCCTCGATCGAGCAGCTCTCCAACGTGATCTCGCAGGTGACGGGCCCCGCCTTCCTGCTGGCGGCTGAAGCGCAATTGCTCAGCGTCCTCATTTCCCGCCTCGATCGCATCGTCGATCGAGCCCGCGACATCGCCGAAATGAGCGAGGAAGACGCCCGCGCGCATCGCAAGGTCGAGCTGCCAATCCTGCGCAGGCGCGCCAAGCTCGTGCACCGTTCGATCTATCTGGGCGTCGCGAGCTGCGTCGTCACCAGTTTTCTGGTGATTCTCGGATTTGGAGCCGCCTTCTTTCGTTTCCGTCACGAATATGGCGCCGGCGCGCTGTTCATCCTCGCGATGGCGCTGTTCACCTGGGCGCTCATCGCCTTCGCGAGAGAGCTTCGGCTCGGCTATTCCGAGATAGAGGCCGGCGCCGAGCTCCTGAAGAAGCCCGGATGGCTGCGGCGATCACACGCGCAAAAGTGA